CTACTGGAGATGCAGGTAAGATGTCACCACATAATCTTTGGGTTACAACTATTACAGATGAATTACGTTTAGCAACTAATTTTAAGTCAAAAGTAATTGGCGTTTCATTAAAAGATCGCGCTTCGATTTTACCTGCAGGACATAATCCTACAGGTGCTTTCTGGCTGGATGATGCTTCAGGAAATTTTATTACCAGTACATATTATATGAATGAGTTACCAAATTGGGTAAAAACATTTAATCAAGGAAAATATATTGATAAGTTAATTAAAAAAGGATGGAATACTATTTTGCCAATCGAGCAGTACACAGAGAGTACAAAGGATAATGTTTCTTGGGAAGGAAAATTAAGTGGAGCAACTGTACCTGCATTTCCTTTTGATTTGAGAAAAGCTTATGCAGCAAATAAAGAAAACTTTCGAGCGACTCCTTTTGGTAATACGCTTACGCTTCAATTCGCAGAAGCGGCCATCAATGGTGAGCAATTAGGTCAAAGAAATGCTACTGATTTCTTAACAATAAACTGCGCCTCTACCGATTATGTTGGACACATGACAGGGACAAATTCTATCGAAACCGAAGATGTGTATTTAAGATTGGATAAGGATTTAGGAAAGTTTTTAAAAATACTAGATGCGAAAGTTGGGAAAGGGAATTATTTAGTATTTCTCACAGCTGATCATGGAGCAGCCCAGGCCGAAGGTTTTATGAAGGACAATAAAATGCCCACAGGCTTTTTCCCTAGTTTGAAAAAATCCTTAGATAGTTATTTACAAGAAAAATTTGGCACAGAAAAGTTAGTGCTTGGTTTAGAAAATGACGAAGTTTCTTTTAATAATGCTGTTATTGATTCGAAAGGATTGGATAAAGGGACTATTAAAAAAGCAACTATTAACTTCCTACAGAAACAAATGGGGGTGCTTTATGCAGTAGACGAATCAAAGGCGGCTATTGCACCTATACCGGCTACCTTACGCGAAATGATTATTAATGGTTACAACAGGGAAAGAAGTGGCGAAATAAAAATAATACTCCAATCTGGATGGCTGCCCAACCACTATAAAACAGGGACGACACATGGTTTATGGAATCCTTACGACACGCATATCCCATTGCTTTTTATGGGATGGAAAATTCCTCATGGTGAATCAAACC
The Arachidicoccus soli DNA segment above includes these coding regions:
- the pafA gene encoding alkaline phosphatase PafA, coding for MKKIGLFFVFVCAAFSSFAQLQRPKLIVGIVVDQMRWDYLYRYYDKYSNDGFKRLLNEGYSCGNTFINYLPAYTAVGHSTIFSGSVPSIDGIAGNDWRFQNSGKMTYCTDDSTVSTVGATGDAGKMSPHNLWVTTITDELRLATNFKSKVIGVSLKDRASILPAGHNPTGAFWLDDASGNFITSTYYMNELPNWVKTFNQGKYIDKLIKKGWNTILPIEQYTESTKDNVSWEGKLSGATVPAFPFDLRKAYAANKENFRATPFGNTLTLQFAEAAINGEQLGQRNATDFLTINCASTDYVGHMTGTNSIETEDVYLRLDKDLGKFLKILDAKVGKGNYLVFLTADHGAAQAEGFMKDNKMPTGFFPSLKKSLDSYLQEKFGTEKLVLGLENDEVSFNNAVIDSKGLDKGTIKKATINFLQKQMGVLYAVDESKAAIAPIPATLREMIINGYNRERSGEIKIILQSGWLPNHYKTGTTHGLWNPYDTHIPLLFMGWKIPHGESNHTVYMTDIAPTIAALLHIQMPSGCIGKPITSLTDKINK